The sequence CACGGCGTGGATGAAATCCTCCGCGAGCGGCACCAGGCGGGCGCCGTGCTGATGGGCGTCTCCGCCGGGGCCATGCACCTGGGGCTGGGCGCGTGGTGCGACGACCTGCCCGGCGAGGGCGAGCCCTTCCCGACGCTGGGCCTGGTGCCCTACCTCATCGGCGTGCACGAGCCGGCCGAGTGGCCGGGCCTCAAGCTCGCCGTCCGGCGGATGGGGTTGCCTACGCGCGGGCTGGGCATTCCTCGGGGCGGCGGCGTGCTGCTGCACGCGGACGGCAGCGTGGAGCCCGTGCGGCAGCCGGTGGTGGACGTGACGCTGGACGTGGAGGACCGGCTGCACGAATCACTGCTGCTGCCTCCCGCCACGCCGTACCGGGGCGAGCCCCCCGAAGCGCCGGTGGACCGGCGGACGCTCCAGTAGAGGACTCCCTTCGCGAGGAACGACGATGGCGACGAGAACCGGCAGGACGGCGGTGTGGGCGCTGGTGGCGGGGCTGACGGCGTGCGTGGGGGCACCGAAGCGCGAGGAAGGCGTGGCCCGCCAGGACGACGGCTGGGTCCAGGTTTGGGCGGACGAGTTCAACGGCACGCAGGTGGATCCGGACAACTGGATCCTCAAGACCGACGTGCACGTGAACAACGAGCAGCAGCAGTACACGACGTCACCGGACAACGTGTCGGTGAGCGGTGGCACGTTGAAGCTCACGGCGCGGATGCAGACGGCCAATGGCTATCCGTTCACGTCGGGCCGGGTGGAGAGCGCGGGCAAGCGCGAGTTCACGCACGGACGCGTCGAGGCGCGCATCAAGCTGCCGGTCGGCGTGGGGCTCTGGCCGGCGTTCTGGATGCTGGGCAATGACATCCACACGGCGGGGTGGCCCGCGTGCGGTGAGCTCGACATCATGGAGAACGTTGGCTACGGCGACTGGGTGTCGGTCGCGTTGCATGGGCCGGGCTACAGCGGCAACACGCCCATCAACGGCCGCTTCTATCCGCGCACGCCGGTGAGCGAGTGGCACGAGTACCGCGTGGAGACGTCGCCCCAGGCCATCCACTGGTACATCGACGGCGAGCGCGTGAAGACGACGACGCGCGAGGAGGTGGAGCGCCACGGCGCGTGGGCCTACGACAAGCCCCTGTTCATCATCCTCAACTTCGCGGTGGGCGGCGGCTACCCGGAGGGCGTCAACAAGGCGAAGGAGCCGTACTTCGGCGTGCCGCAAGCCACCGCGGACCTGCTCCGCCAGGGTCCCCAGACGATGGAAGTGGACTGGGTGCGCGTCTCCGAAAAACGCTGACGCCTCCCTCCAATGGGGGATGGTCCACCCCGCACCGGGGTTCCTAGGGTGTTCCTCTTCGGGAGGAGCAAGGAATGGCGGTCACGGTGCTGGTGGTGTCGGGGCCCATGGGCGCGGGGAAGACGACCCTCGCGCAGGGGCTCGCGCGGCGGTTCGGCGCCCTGCATCTCCCCTCGGAGGGCCTCCTGCGGAAGCATGGCGGTGACGGTTCCCGGCGCTCGCGCCAGGAGCTGGTCGTCACGCTGGACCGGGAGACGGGGGGACGCTGGCTGGCGAAGGAAGTGCTCGCGGCCCTGCATGGGCAGGGCCTGGATGCGTCCCACCCCGTGGGCAGAGTCCCCAGGCTGATCATCGTGGACGCCGCGAGCAGCGAGGCACAACTGGACAGCCTGCGCGCAAGCCCGGGGCTCCGCGTGGTGCATGTCCACCTGGATGCGCCCGAGCCGGAGCAGGCCCTGCGCTTCGCGCGGCAGCGTTCGCGCGTCAGGCACAAGGCCACGGCGCTGGCCACCGTCGAAGAGGCAGCACCTCACGCCGAGCAGCCTCCGCGCGCTCCGCACGCGGGCCCGGCGCTGGCCCTTGTCGAAGCGGCAGGGCCTCGCGCCGACCAGCCTCCGCGACACAGGCATGAGGGCATGGCGACAGCCCCCGTCGAAGCGGCCAGAGCACCTCACGCTGAGCAGCCTCCGCGACACAGGCATGAGGGCATGGCGACAGCCCCCGTCGAAGCGGCCAGAGCACCTCGCGCTGAGCAGCCTCCGCGCGACAGGCATGAGGGCACGGCGGCAGCCGCCATCGAAGCTGCCTTGGCACATCGCGTGGAGCAGCCTTCATGCGCTGCGCCTCGAATTGCGGAGCAGGACCGCTTCGAGGCGGCCTGGGCGCATCCCGCCGAGCGTGCGGTGCACGCACTCGCATCCCTGGCGGAGCTCGTGGTCGACACGGCGCGGACTCCGCCCGATGCGGTGCTCGTGCGGGTGGCCAGCCGGCTTGGGCTCTACGGCCGGCCCGGTGAACGGCTCGTGGACCTCATCGTCCCGGGCCCCCATGGCGACGTGGACACGCGCCCGCTCACGGCGCAGCTCGTGCCCCACTACGATGTGCTGCTCCGGCTGGGGATGGCACCGGTGCCCTCGCGCGAGGAACTGGAGGACGCCTTCGCCCAGGGACACCGCGTGCTCATCGAGAGTGCCGGGCCAGCGGCGAGCGTGTGCCTCGCGGCGGCGGGCATCGCGCCAGGCCGGGTGCGGCGGACCGTCATGGTGTGCCTCTCCGAGGGCAGCGCGTTCGACTGGGTGCGGCTGCGAGAAGCCGCATCCCTCAACGGCCCCACGGACCTGGCGCTCGTGCTCATGGGCGACCTGGCCGCGACCAACTGGGCCGCCCGGCGCTTCGACCAGCTCACCGACGCGGCCCGGCATCACCTGGAGGAACTGGAGCGCGTCGCGGGTGCGCCCGTGTCGTTCCTCGCCCCGTCGCCCCAGGCCCGCCACCTCATTGAACGACGGCCCTGGTGAGCCCGCGCTCGGAAATCGCCCGAGGCCCTTTTCTGATTTTCCGGGCAGGTGTGTCCGTACAGAGCACCCGTTCCCGGAGCCCGCGTGCCCCTGCCTCCCCCATCCCCGAGCCGATGGCTGCTGCCCGGGCTGCTGCTGCTCGGATTCGCGACCCCGGCCGTGGCCATGCCCACCGGCCCCGGCGCCTTCTGCGCTGAGTACCCCACCGCGCCCGCGTGCCAGGGCACCCAGCCCGCCTGCACCTACTGTCACGTGGCCCCGCCCCAGCGGAACGGCTACGGCGCCGCGCTGGAGCCGCACCTGGCTCCCGGCAAGCCGCGCCCCCTCACCGACGCGGACTTCGCCGCCGCCCTGCCCGCCGCGCTGCGCGCCATCGCCACCGTGGACACCGACGGCGACGGCGCACCGAACCAGTTCGAGGTCGAGCAGGGCTCGCTCCCCGGTGACGCCTCCAGCGTCCCGCCCAGCGGCGTCTGCGGTGGCGGAGAGAACCCCCAGTTCAAGGTCTGCCAGTACGACCCGCGCTTCGTGTACCGCCGCATGCTCAGTGACTTCTGCGGCAGGTCCCCCACCTACGTCCAGGTGGCCACCTTCCTGGAGCTGGGCAGCGAGGAGAAGCAGCGCGCCTTCATCGACCAGGAGCTGGACCGCTGCCTCCAGTCCGACTTCTGGCGCGGCAAGAACGGGCAGCTCTGGAAGGTCGCCCACCCGAAGATCCGGCCCATCGGCTCGCTCAAGTCCGGCGAGGACGCGGGCCAGATTCCCCTCGCGGACTACTACGACGACTACGCCCTCTTCACCTGGTCCCAGACGGATGACCACGACGCGCGCGACGTGCTCACCGCCCGCTTCTTCGTGAAGCGCTCGGGTGCGAGCCCCACCACGTACGCCTCCGCCAACAGCCTCTCCACCCAGGCCGTGGAGGCCACGCGCCGCGCCGGCAACATGACGACCGCGTGGACGCTCACCTCCTTCGTCATGTTCACCGCGCTGCCGCGCAACGCCGCCTCGCAGATGTACCGCGCGTACCTGGGCCTGGACATCGCGAAGCAGGAGGGCCTGCACAGCGTCCCCAATGAGCCGCGCGACTACGACGCCAAGGGCGTCCAGGCGCCCCAGTGCGCCGCGTGCCACGCGACGTTGGATCCGCTGGCGTATCCGTACCGCAACTACAACGGCCTGGGCGGGCTGCCCAACCGCTACATCCCCAACCGCCTGGAGCTGCTGTTCCCCAACGAAGCCGCCACGCTGAAGAACACGCCCGAGCAGGGCGTCATCCTGGGCCAGCCCGTGAACAACCTCACGGAGTGGGCCCAGGTGGCCGCCAACAGCGACGCCTTCGCCATCTCCACCGTCACGGACTACTGGAAGCTGCTCGTCGGCCACGCGCCGCGGCCGGAGGAGAACGAGGAGTTCGTCCGCACCTGGCAGGCCTTCCGCACCACACACGCATACCGCGTGCAGAAGATGCTGCACGACCTCATCCGCACGGAGGCCTACGGTGCGCCCTGAACGCCTGCTGCTGACCTGTCTGCTGTTCACCGGCTGCTCCGACAAGCCCCCCACCGCCGTGGACCTGGGGCCGGGCGCGAACCCCGGCGTGACGCCGGAATGGGATGGCGGCGTCGCGAAGTCCCAGAAGGGCAACCTGCGCTTCAAGGGCCCCGAGCGCCTTTCGTTGGACCTGGCCCAGGCGCTGGAGCTGCCCTCCACGTCCGTGTGCAACGAGCTGGGCCAGTATCCCTGCCAGGGCGTGCACGGCGTGGCGCTGGGCGGCGTGGACCCCTACGAGCACAGCGTCTACGAGACGCCCACCGTCACGGGCGCCACCACGCCCATCGCCGTGGAGCGCATCGTGCTCTCCGCCTGCAACGCGCGCATCACGCTGGACGTGACGACGCCCGCGTCCGCGGTGGTGTTCAAGGACGTGGCCCTGACGTCGGACGGCAAGCTGGTGGACGCCGCGAGCCCCGCCGTCGCCACGGCGGTGACGTCCCTGGTGCGCCGAGCGTGGCTGCGCGACCCGACCCAAGCCGAGCGCGACACGCTGGTGCGCCTGTCCGCCGACGTGCAGGCCACCGGCACGGCCAGCCCGGGCGTCGCGTGGATGCAGGCCGCGTGTCTCTCTGTCTTCTCCTCCGCCGAAGCCGTCTTCTACTGAGGAACC comes from Corallococcus macrosporus and encodes:
- a CDS encoding Type 1 glutamine amidotransferase-like domain-containing protein, which translates into the protein MTLPPLLLLADSAPLFWRVEGRPFLDYVRVLTGAELRVPPVKAAYLGASNGGQPEFYDLFVAAMEGIGLTRCRSIPAAPSREDLAWLKEADVILLAGGDPRVGWDAFLAHGVDEILRERHQAGAVLMGVSAGAMHLGLGAWCDDLPGEGEPFPTLGLVPYLIGVHEPAEWPGLKLAVRRMGLPTRGLGIPRGGGVLLHADGSVEPVRQPVVDVTLDVEDRLHESLLLPPATPYRGEPPEAPVDRRTLQ
- a CDS encoding AAA family ATPase, yielding MAVTVLVVSGPMGAGKTTLAQGLARRFGALHLPSEGLLRKHGGDGSRRSRQELVVTLDRETGGRWLAKEVLAALHGQGLDASHPVGRVPRLIIVDAASSEAQLDSLRASPGLRVVHVHLDAPEPEQALRFARQRSRVRHKATALATVEEAAPHAEQPPRAPHAGPALALVEAAGPRADQPPRHRHEGMATAPVEAARAPHAEQPPRHRHEGMATAPVEAARAPRAEQPPRDRHEGTAAAAIEAALAHRVEQPSCAAPRIAEQDRFEAAWAHPAERAVHALASLAELVVDTARTPPDAVLVRVASRLGLYGRPGERLVDLIVPGPHGDVDTRPLTAQLVPHYDVLLRLGMAPVPSREELEDAFAQGHRVLIESAGPAASVCLAAAGIAPGRVRRTVMVCLSEGSAFDWVRLREAASLNGPTDLALVLMGDLAATNWAARRFDQLTDAARHHLEELERVAGAPVSFLAPSPQARHLIERRPW
- a CDS encoding glycoside hydrolase family 16 protein, with protein sequence MATRTGRTAVWALVAGLTACVGAPKREEGVARQDDGWVQVWADEFNGTQVDPDNWILKTDVHVNNEQQQYTTSPDNVSVSGGTLKLTARMQTANGYPFTSGRVESAGKREFTHGRVEARIKLPVGVGLWPAFWMLGNDIHTAGWPACGELDIMENVGYGDWVSVALHGPGYSGNTPINGRFYPRTPVSEWHEYRVETSPQAIHWYIDGERVKTTTREEVERHGAWAYDKPLFIILNFAVGGGYPEGVNKAKEPYFGVPQATADLLRQGPQTMEVDWVRVSEKR